Proteins encoded in a region of the Mycobacterium branderi genome:
- the nuoH gene encoding NADH-quinone oxidoreductase subunit NuoH, translating into MTGFGHDTWWLIAAKAVAVFVFLVLTVLAAILLERKLLGRMQLRWGPNRVGPRGSLQSLADGIKLALKEAIMPVGVDRPVYLLAPIISTIPAITAFAFIPFGPEVSVFGHRTMLQLTDLPVAVLFILALSSIGVYGIVLAGWASGSTYPLLGGVRSTAQVISYEVAMGLSFATVFLYAGTMSTSRIVAAQDRVWFVFLLLPSFLVYLVSMVGETNRAPFDLPEAEGELVAGFHTEYSSLPFAMFYLAEYINMTTVSALAATLFFGGWHAPWPLNMWAGANSGWFPLIWFTAKVWTFLFVYFWLRATLPRLRYDQFMALGWKTLIPVSLLWVMIAAVIRTLRNNGLEHWTAVLVIASAVTAVGLLLYLRRPLSGLETRPEEAPEPAAEPAFPTPPLPDKAPTKEGARAS; encoded by the coding sequence ATGACCGGCTTCGGGCACGATACGTGGTGGCTGATCGCCGCCAAGGCGGTCGCGGTCTTCGTCTTCCTGGTCCTGACAGTGCTGGCCGCGATCCTGCTCGAACGGAAGTTGTTGGGCCGCATGCAGTTGCGCTGGGGACCCAACCGGGTCGGCCCCCGCGGGTCCCTGCAGAGCCTGGCCGACGGGATCAAGCTGGCCCTGAAAGAGGCGATCATGCCCGTCGGCGTCGACCGACCGGTTTACCTGCTGGCCCCGATCATCTCGACTATCCCGGCGATCACCGCTTTCGCGTTCATCCCGTTCGGTCCCGAGGTGTCGGTGTTCGGTCATCGGACCATGCTGCAACTCACCGATCTACCTGTCGCGGTGTTGTTCATCCTGGCGCTGTCGTCGATCGGCGTGTACGGCATCGTGCTGGCGGGCTGGGCGTCCGGCTCGACCTATCCGCTGCTGGGCGGCGTGCGCTCCACCGCCCAGGTGATCTCGTACGAAGTCGCGATGGGCCTGTCGTTCGCGACGGTGTTCCTCTACGCCGGAACGATGTCGACATCGCGGATCGTGGCCGCCCAAGACCGCGTCTGGTTCGTCTTCCTGCTGCTGCCGTCGTTCCTGGTGTACCTGGTGTCGATGGTCGGTGAAACCAACCGGGCCCCATTCGATTTGCCCGAGGCCGAAGGCGAACTGGTCGCCGGCTTTCACACCGAGTACTCGTCGCTGCCGTTCGCGATGTTCTACCTCGCCGAATACATCAACATGACCACGGTGTCGGCGTTGGCCGCGACCCTGTTCTTCGGCGGATGGCACGCGCCGTGGCCGCTGAACATGTGGGCGGGCGCGAACAGCGGCTGGTTCCCGTTGATCTGGTTCACGGCCAAGGTCTGGACGTTCCTGTTCGTCTACTTCTGGTTGCGGGCCACGCTGCCGCGGCTACGCTACGACCAGTTCATGGCCCTGGGCTGGAAGACCCTGATCCCGGTGTCGCTGCTGTGGGTGATGATCGCCGCGGTCATCCGCACCCTGCGCAACAACGGCCTCGAGCACTGGACCGCCGTGCTGGTGATCGCCAGCGCCGTCACCGCCGTCGGCCTGCTGCTCTATCTGCGAAGACCGCTGTCCGGCTTGGAAACTCGTCCGGAGGAAGCGCCGGAGCCGGCTGCGGAACCGGCATTCCCGACGCCGCCGCTGCCGGACAAGGCGCCGACCAAGGAGGGCGCACGTGCCAGCTAA
- the nuoI gene encoding NADH-quinone oxidoreductase subunit NuoI, producing the protein MPAKFLESIAGFGVTLGAMFKRPITEEYPEKPGPVAPRYHGRHQLNRYPDGLEKCIGCELCAWACPADAIYVEGADNTEEERYSPGERYGRVYQINYLRCIGCGLCVEACPTRALTMTNDYEMADDNRADLIYEKDRLLAPLEPGMQPPPHPRAPGTTDADYYRGNVKPIAEASQ; encoded by the coding sequence GTGCCAGCTAAGTTCCTGGAGTCCATCGCCGGGTTCGGCGTGACGCTCGGCGCGATGTTCAAACGGCCGATCACCGAGGAATATCCCGAGAAGCCCGGCCCGGTGGCGCCGCGGTATCACGGCCGCCATCAGCTCAACCGGTATCCGGACGGCTTGGAGAAGTGCATCGGCTGCGAACTGTGTGCCTGGGCGTGCCCGGCCGACGCCATCTACGTCGAGGGCGCCGATAATACTGAGGAAGAACGGTATTCGCCCGGCGAACGCTACGGGCGGGTGTACCAGATCAACTACCTGCGCTGCATCGGCTGCGGCTTGTGCGTGGAGGCTTGTCCCACCCGGGCGTTGACGATGACCAACGACTACGAGATGGCCGACGACAACCGCGCCGACCTGATCTACGAGAAGGACCGACTGCTGGCGCCGCTGGAACCGGGAATGCAGCCGCCGCCGCATCCCCGGGCGCCGGGTACCACCGATGCCGACTACTACCGCGGCAACGTCAAACCCATAGCCGAGGCCAGCCAATGA
- a CDS encoding NADH-quinone oxidoreductase subunit J, which translates to MTTLLAEGIARTSTGEAVMFWVLGALALIGALGVVMAANAVYSAMFLAMTMIILAVFYMAQDALFLGVVQVVVYTGAVMMLFLFVLMLIGVDSAESLVETIRGQRVAAVVAGIGFGVLLIAGIGGVALGGFTGLTQANAGGNVQGLAALIFSRYLWAFELTSALLITAAVGAMVLAHRERFERRKTQRELSIERFRSGGYPTPLPGPGVYARHNAVDMAALLPDGSFSKLSVPPVLQQRTVGNGSEQDGAQ; encoded by the coding sequence ATGACCACGCTGCTGGCTGAGGGGATCGCCCGGACATCCACCGGTGAGGCGGTAATGTTCTGGGTCCTCGGCGCGCTGGCGCTCATCGGCGCGCTGGGGGTGGTGATGGCCGCCAACGCCGTGTATTCCGCGATGTTTTTGGCGATGACGATGATCATCCTCGCGGTGTTCTACATGGCACAGGACGCGCTGTTTCTGGGCGTGGTCCAAGTGGTGGTCTACACCGGCGCGGTGATGATGCTCTTCCTGTTCGTGCTGATGCTGATCGGCGTGGATTCTGCTGAGTCACTGGTGGAAACCATTCGCGGACAACGGGTTGCCGCGGTGGTGGCCGGCATCGGATTCGGCGTTCTGCTGATCGCCGGCATCGGCGGTGTGGCCCTCGGCGGGTTCACCGGGCTGACCCAGGCCAACGCCGGCGGCAACGTCCAAGGACTGGCCGCCCTGATCTTCTCCCGCTACCTGTGGGCGTTCGAGCTGACCAGCGCGCTGCTGATCACCGCCGCCGTCGGGGCGATGGTGCTGGCGCACCGCGAGCGGTTCGAACGCCGAAAGACCCAGCGCGAGTTGTCGATCGAGCGCTTCCGCAGCGGCGGATACCCGACACCGCTGCCCGGTCCCGGCGTATACGCCCGCCACAACGCGGTCGACATGGCCGCGCTGCTGCCCGACGGGTCGTTCTCGAAACTCTCGGTGCCCCCGGTTCTGCAGCAGCGGACGGTCGGCAACGGTTCCGAGCAGGACGGTGCCCAGTGA
- the nuoK gene encoding NADH-quinone oxidoreductase subunit NuoK — protein MNPANYLYLSALLFTIGAAGVLLRRNAIVMFMCVELMLNAVNLAFVTFARMHGRLDGQMVAFFTMVVAACEVVVGLAIIMTIFRARRSASVDDANLLKG, from the coding sequence GTGAATCCCGCGAATTACCTGTATCTTTCGGCGCTGCTGTTCACGATCGGGGCGGCCGGTGTGTTGCTGCGGCGCAACGCGATCGTGATGTTCATGTGCGTCGAGCTGATGCTCAACGCGGTCAATCTGGCGTTCGTCACCTTCGCCCGGATGCACGGTCGGCTCGACGGCCAGATGGTGGCGTTCTTCACGATGGTGGTCGCCGCCTGCGAAGTCGTGGTCGGACTGGCCATCATCATGACGATCTTCCGTGCCCGCAGGTCGGCTTCGGTCGACGACGCCAACCTCCTCAAGGGCTGA